From Elephas maximus indicus isolate mEleMax1 chromosome 1, mEleMax1 primary haplotype, whole genome shotgun sequence, a single genomic window includes:
- the LOC126058774 gene encoding serpin B6-like, producing MAHTVVEAGTPQILRSAWRLLLIHISKGAGKPEIARSGSSQHTLVFTSYVDEVHTQGLELPCMGWEPSMVILLPDDDMDLSRVESMLTYDNFSAWTKPRVRDNEGVEVSLPSFKLEENYNLESVLGSLGITNAFDKAKADFSGMSFKRDLSLSKCVPRFLVDINEEGTKVATVAKCTSLMPRFNAGHPFLSFIQHNRAEVFSCGRFSSP from the exons atggctcacacggttgtagaggccgGAACGCCCCAAATCCTTAGGtcagcctggaggcttctcctgattcatatatCCAAAGGGGCTGGCAAACCGGAGATCgccaggtcaggcagcag CCAGCACACACTGGTCTTCACGTCCTACGTCGACGAGGTGCACACCCAAGGCCTGGAGCTGCCCTGCATGGGATGGGAGCCAAGCATGGTCATCCTGCTTCCTGACGACGACATGGATCTAAGCAGG GTGGAAAGCATGCTTACATATGACAACTTCAGTGCCTGGACAAAGCCAAGGGTTAGGGACAATGAAGGCGTGGAGGTCTCCCTGCCCAGCTTTAAGTTGGAAGAAAACTACAATCTGGAGTCTGTTCTTGGCAGTTTGGGAATTACCAATGCTTTTGACAAAGCCAAGGCTGACTTCTCTGGAATGTCATTCAAGAGAGACCTGTCCCTGTCCAAGTGTGTGCCCAGGTTCTTAGTGGACATCAACGAGGAGGGCACAAAAGTGGCAACAGTGGCAAAATGCACAAGCCTGATGCCAAGGTTTAACGCAGGCCACCCCTTCCTCTCCTTCATCCAGCACAACAGAGCAGAAGTATTCTCCTGTGGAAGATTCTCCTCTCCGTAA